Proteins from one Candidatus Brocadiaceae bacterium genomic window:
- a CDS encoding HIT domain-containing protein: MERLWAPWRLDYVGREDKKGDGGCFLCTAAQSVQDGPHRVLWRGRTCFAILNRYPYNNGHLMVAPNEHKSSLAELTDEERLEHLDLIVRCQAGLTRTVRPAGFNVGLNLGAAAGAGLADHLHWHIVPRWTGDTNFMPVLADTKIIPQSLDQLWRMLRQTAAD; encoded by the coding sequence ATGGAACGGCTATGGGCCCCCTGGCGCCTGGACTACGTCGGGCGGGAGGACAAGAAGGGCGACGGAGGCTGCTTCCTCTGCACCGCCGCGCAGAGTGTCCAGGACGGCCCGCACCGCGTCCTGTGGCGGGGCCGCACCTGCTTCGCCATCCTGAACCGCTATCCCTACAACAACGGCCACCTGATGGTCGCCCCCAACGAGCACAAAAGCTCCCTGGCGGAACTGACCGACGAGGAGCGGCTCGAGCACCTCGACCTGATCGTCCGCTGCCAGGCCGGCCTGACGCGGACCGTCCGCCCGGCCGGCTTCAACGTCGGGCTCAACCTCGGCGCCGCCGCCGGAGCCGGTCTGGCCGATCACCTGCACTGGCACATCGTTCCACGCTGGACGGGCGACACGAACTTCATGCCCGTCCTGGCCGATACGAAGATCATCCCCCAGTCCCTGGACCAGCTCTGGCGGATGCTGCGCCAGACCGCTGCGGACTGA
- a CDS encoding deoxyguanosinetriphosphate triphosphohydrolase, with amino-acid sequence MERREAQPLAPYAMRSAESAGRVYDEPEAEYRTRYQRDRDRIIHCKAFRRLEYKTQVFLNHEGDHYRTRLTHTIEVAQIARTIARALCLNEDLTEAIAMAHDLGHTPFGHSGEEALRDLMAEHGGFEHNAQGLRVVDLLERQYPQFPGLNLTREVRESIAKHSTRWDSPCDHAFSPGPSLLEAQVVELADSIAYDNHDLQDGLEARILTRQKLSDLGLWSEAEQAVRERYGRMGMQQLCKQTIRHLVNLFVTDAVQATRREIKARALTSWQDAARQDGNLVRLSPELERRKAELEDFLYRVLYADYRVLRLTVSARRFVCRVFQAFVDDPRQLPPQHRRRADEHGIHRAVCDYVAGMTDRFAQNTYAQLFHPYQKLS; translated from the coding sequence ATGGAACGCCGCGAAGCCCAGCCCCTGGCCCCGTACGCCATGCGGAGCGCCGAGTCCGCCGGGCGCGTCTACGACGAACCCGAGGCCGAGTACCGCACGCGCTACCAGCGCGACCGCGACCGCATCATCCACTGCAAGGCCTTCCGCCGGCTGGAGTACAAGACCCAGGTCTTCCTCAACCACGAGGGCGACCACTACCGCACCCGGCTCACCCATACCATCGAAGTCGCCCAGATCGCCCGCACCATCGCCCGCGCCCTGTGCCTGAACGAAGACCTGACCGAGGCCATCGCCATGGCCCATGACCTCGGCCACACGCCGTTCGGCCACTCCGGCGAAGAAGCACTCCGGGACCTGATGGCCGAGCACGGAGGCTTCGAGCACAACGCCCAGGGCCTCCGTGTCGTCGACCTGCTGGAGCGCCAGTACCCCCAGTTCCCCGGCCTGAACCTGACCCGCGAAGTGCGCGAATCCATCGCCAAACACAGCACCCGCTGGGACAGCCCCTGCGACCATGCATTCTCCCCGGGGCCGTCCCTGCTCGAGGCCCAGGTGGTGGAACTGGCCGACTCCATCGCCTACGACAACCACGACCTGCAGGACGGCCTGGAAGCGCGCATCCTGACCCGGCAGAAGCTCTCCGACCTGGGCCTCTGGAGCGAGGCCGAGCAGGCCGTGCGCGAACGTTACGGGCGCATGGGCATGCAGCAGCTCTGCAAGCAGACCATCCGCCACCTCGTCAACCTCTTCGTCACCGACGCGGTCCAGGCCACCCGCCGCGAAATCAAGGCCCGCGCCCTGACCTCCTGGCAGGACGCCGCCCGGCAGGACGGCAACCTCGTGCGCCTCAGCCCCGAGTTGGAACGGCGCAAGGCCGAGCTGGAGGACTTCCTCTACCGCGTCCTGTATGCCGACTACCGCGTGCTGCGTCTGACCGTCAGCGCGCGGCGGTTCGTCTGCAGGGTCTTCCAGGCATTCGTCGACGACCCGCGCCAGCTCCCGCCGCAGCACCGCCGGCGCGCCGACGAACACGGGATCCACCGGGCCGTCTGCGACTACGTGGCCGGCATGACGGACCGGTTTGCACAGAACACCTACGCCCAGCTCTTCCATCCATATCAGAAACTCTCGTGA